The genomic region CTGCAAACTAACAATCACAGTGTTGTGCTGCAAGTCCAGCCAGCGCCCGTTGAATGTGACCACCTGAATCCAGGAGCGTATCCATTGTGCCCGGCGCAATTGACGCTGCGTCACCGAATCGCGCTCTTCCGAAATTCCGCCTCCGCCTTGGGCATCAACTTGCGCAGCTGTTCGATGCGCACTTCGTCGACCGGATGCGTTGAAAGGAAACGGCCGAGAAAGGAATCGCCGCCGCCGCCCTGTTGTTTGTTGAATTCGGAAAAGCGCTGCCAGAAATGGATGGATTCCTTCGGATCATATCCCGCCCGGGCCATGTACATAAGGCCGATGTGATCGGCTTCAGATTCCTGCGCGCGGCTGTGCGGCAATTCGCGTCCCACCTTTGCGCCTGCACCATAGGCAAGCATCGTGATCTGCTGCCAGCGCGGATCGGCCATCGACATGCCGGCCCCAAGCAGCTGGCCGCCCGTCTGCATGACCATTGCTTCGCTCATCCGCTCCGCGCCGTGGCGCGCAACAGCGTGGGCGACCTCGTGGCCGATGACCGTGGCCAGCCCCGCCTCGTCTTTGGTAATCGGAAGAATGCCCGTGTAAACCCCTACCTTGCCGCCAGGCAGGCAGAACGCGTTAGCCTCCTTGCTGTCGAACACGACAAATTCCCACTGCGCGTCGGGCATGTCCTTGCCGGCAACGTCGGCGATGCGTTTGCCGACGCGCTGCACAAGGGCATTGATGGCAGCGTCCCGGCTGACGGGTGT from Verrucomicrobiia bacterium harbors:
- a CDS encoding M48 family metallopeptidase, producing the protein MKLATTLCVCAGAALLTLFGSGCSTVPLTGRSQLNLVSASQEMQLGLSSFDQLKQETPVSRDAAINALVQRVGKRIADVAGKDMPDAQWEFVVFDSKEANAFCLPGGKVGVYTGILPITKDEAGLATVIGHEVAHAVARHGAERMSEAMVMQTGGQLLGAGMSMADPRWQQITMLAYGAGAKVGRELPHSRAQESEADHIGLMYMARAGYDPKESIHFWQRFSEFNKQQGGGGDSFLGRFLSTHPVDEVRIEQLRKLMPKAEAEFRKSAIR